In one Simkaniaceae bacterium genomic region, the following are encoded:
- a CDS encoding adenylyltransferase/cytidyltransferase family protein produces the protein MTLDFFTDQKVIHPDKIIEHVRGLKANGHRIVTLNGSFDLLHAGHLFILYEAKRQGDLLCVALNSDASIQAYKSPDRPIISLKERMQMMAALEVVDLVTWFDELDPREILKKIRPDVHVNGAEYTENCIEAECVREIGARLHLAPRIPALSTSDIIKKIVSCEREARL, from the coding sequence ATGACGCTTGATTTTTTTACTGACCAAAAGGTGATCCATCCCGACAAGATTATAGAGCATGTCCGGGGATTAAAGGCCAATGGCCATCGGATTGTCACGTTGAACGGCTCCTTTGATTTGCTCCATGCGGGGCATTTATTTATTCTCTATGAGGCTAAGCGTCAAGGAGATCTGCTGTGCGTTGCCCTCAATAGCGATGCCTCGATTCAAGCATATAAATCACCCGATCGTCCAATCATTTCTCTCAAAGAGAGAATGCAAATGATGGCTGCTCTTGAGGTGGTTGATCTCGTGACTTGGTTTGATGAACTAGATCCGCGTGAGATCCTCAAGAAAATTCGCCCCGATGTCCATGTTAATGGAGCTGAATATACTGAAAATTGTATCGAAGCAGAATGTGTCAGAGAAATAGGGGCAAGACTCCATTTAGCGCCGCGCATCCCGGCCCTCTCTACTTCCGATATCATCAAAAAAATCGTCTCTTGTGAGCGGGAGGCTAGGCTGTAA
- a CDS encoding rhomboid family intramembrane serine protease yields the protein MRLVATFEERDQARRYYYHLSSEGVHALFELDGEKYQVWVYKEEDIDKAKTILEEFNKAPHDSKFDIADDAQIAQPTEPVEISEDPVFLARMQEMRQKLSAKPLYSHIVASFTKGIIFLCVILFALSGWQRYQLAKDLPDQKEPVALFTPIENYLLFNRPVPINVELEMEPKEQEALIEEAKQQHIWVGFYYILLNWPASKGAFSAPLFTDILHGQVWRLFTPIILHGGFLHILFNMMWVWLLGKQIEERLGKWRYVLMILIIALVSNVAQYLMVGPAFLGFSGVICGFAGFIWIRQKVAPWEGYPLQKGAALFLAIFVLGIAALQLVSFLLKIMNVADFPIQIANTAHFMGAIVGILLAKTNLFARKKHESGASH from the coding sequence ATGCGATTAGTTGCCACTTTTGAAGAAAGAGATCAAGCTCGACGCTATTATTACCACCTATCGAGCGAGGGGGTTCATGCCCTTTTTGAGCTCGATGGGGAAAAATATCAGGTTTGGGTTTACAAAGAAGAAGATATCGATAAAGCCAAAACCATTCTTGAAGAATTCAATAAAGCTCCTCATGATTCCAAATTTGATATCGCAGATGATGCTCAAATCGCTCAGCCCACTGAACCTGTGGAAATTTCTGAGGATCCTGTTTTTCTTGCGCGCATGCAAGAGATGCGGCAAAAACTGAGCGCCAAGCCCCTCTATTCTCATATTGTAGCTTCTTTTACGAAGGGAATCATATTCTTGTGCGTCATCCTATTTGCCCTCTCAGGATGGCAGCGCTATCAGCTCGCTAAGGATCTCCCCGATCAAAAGGAGCCGGTCGCTCTTTTCACCCCCATTGAAAACTATCTCCTCTTCAATCGGCCCGTCCCCATCAACGTAGAGCTCGAGATGGAACCGAAAGAACAAGAGGCTCTCATTGAAGAGGCTAAGCAACAACATATCTGGGTTGGCTTCTACTATATTCTATTAAATTGGCCCGCTTCGAAGGGGGCTTTTTCCGCACCGCTATTTACTGATATTCTTCATGGGCAGGTTTGGCGCCTTTTCACTCCGATTATACTCCACGGTGGGTTTTTACATATTTTGTTTAATATGATGTGGGTGTGGCTTCTCGGTAAACAGATTGAAGAGAGGCTTGGCAAATGGCGCTATGTATTGATGATCCTCATCATTGCCCTCGTTTCTAATGTCGCTCAGTATCTGATGGTTGGACCTGCCTTCCTCGGTTTTTCCGGGGTGATCTGTGGTTTTGCCGGGTTTATTTGGATACGGCAAAAGGTCGCTCCATGGGAAGGCTACCCCTTGCAGAAAGGGGCGGCTCTTTTTTTAGCTATTTTTGTGCTTGGAATTGCAGCCCTCCAACTGGTATCATTTCTGCTAAAAATAATGAACGTTGCCGACTTTCCGATTCAAATTGCCAACACCGCCCATTTTATGGGGGCAATCGTTGGGATTCTTTTAGCGAAAACAAATCTATTTGCTCGCAAAAAGCATGAGAGTGGCGCCTCCCATTAA